The genome window GCATCCCCGCACGAGCCTTGGCGAAGCCCGGGTTCTTGCCCGGCTCGCTCTCGGCGACCCGCGCCCGCGTGTTCACGTTGTCGAGATTGAACCGCCACACCCGCAACCCGTTAAGCCAATGCTCAACGACGCCGGCCTGCACGATGAGGCGCGAATCGTTCCAATGGCCGGGCTCGCGCAAGGGGCGATGCTTGGCCGCCTCGAAGAAGTCGAGCGAGCCGCCGCCTGTCGGGGCGCCGAGCAACACGCGCAAACTCGTTTTGGCGGGGACGGCCTCGCCGGGTACTCGCAGGTACAAAGCCGTGGCGCCGCCCGGCGTGCTGCGCCAACGGAACCTCAGCTCAAAGTTGGCAAGCGAATCGTTGGACCACAACTGCCCGCCTTTGGCGGTCAGGGCGAGAGGTGAGAATCCGGCGGGGTCTTTGGGCTCGGGTGTGGGGGTGACCACCGCCGCCTTCGCGGGGACCCGGCCGACCGAATACCAGAGATCGCGCGCTCCGAGAAGGCGATTTGAGGTGCTTGTCAGCCCTTGGTTCAGCCGCACGCCCAGAAGTTGACCGCTCGCGAGGCTCGGAATCTCGAGGAAAACGCGGTTGCGCCAGCGGTTGACGCTGACCGTGGTGATCGGCATGGCTTTCCCTTCCCAAGTTTCAGCCGTGTAGTCCTCGACGCTAAGCCCCATGCCCTCGCTGAGCGACTCGCTGAGCACGAGTTCGATGCCGTTGGCAAAGAGGCTCGCGTCCACGATTTCAAAGAAGGTGCCGGTTCGAGGCCGGATGGTTACAAGTTGACCACCGCCCATGGCGAAGAAATTGGGACCCGCGAGCCGCTCGGACCACGCACCCGAAATAGGGATCATCGCGCCCTGCAGGGTGCCGTTGACCACTTCGGGAATCCAGCGCCAGGTGCCCGGGCCATCGGTGCGGCCGAACACGTATTGCCCGGCAAACGGCTTCGCGACGATGGGGACCATGTTGCTGGGCGAGGCGTGAGTCGGCACGCGAAGGGGCGATCCGCCCGCCCAGGGCACAAATGCACCCGGAGCGGCGACCAGCCGCTGCTGATTGGGGCCGGTGCTGACCGAGGTGGCCCCGCTAATCGTTTCCGTGCTCGGTTCAATGGTGCCATCGGGGCGAGCGGTCACGACGCCCGAGTCCGTGACGATGAACGTGCCATCGGGCGTGACGCTGAAGTCGCGCGCGTTTGACGATGCCCAACCCGTGGCGCGCACCATGTATTGGTCAAACACGCCGTCTTGGTCGAGGTCGGTCAGCTCAGTGAGTTCGCCGCGTTGCAACGCCAGTAGCTTGCCGCCGACCATGTGCAGCGCGAGGCAATCATCGAGGCCGCTGGCGAGGGTTTGGCCGGTCGCCAAAATGAACACTCGCGAGCGATCGCCGACGATGGCGCGGCCACTTGAAAGAATCTCAAAGCAGTTCGC of Chthonomonas sp. contains these proteins:
- a CDS encoding DUF1080 domain-containing protein, with amino-acid sequence MFSVAALVLSSGLTPWAQVQGSPPVIRATVDGRARSLVLPLAPAMSVVFDAATGRLRKVWAGGLRDGKTEGDAYAEDLLMNPTWRVRQGNSADRVPAVFRGYRIRKGVATLLYDIPFQGQLFRIEETLTATENRLERVFNPIDLPKDVRLSLTIPLDLRQPASTSGSLADAEETGMSPSSMQLTLRNDSATVVSTTFSLAAPGKLQIPSPRPAAKAYETSDRPFPFTTSLVSEVPADANCFEILSSGRAIVGDRSRVFILATGQTLASGLDDCLALHMVGGKLLALQRGELTELTDLDQDGVFDQYMVRATGWASSNARDFSVTPDGTFIVTDSGVVTARPDGTIEPSTETISGATSVSTGPNQQRLVAAPGAFVPWAGGSPLRVPTHASPSNMVPIVAKPFAGQYVFGRTDGPGTWRWIPEVVNGTLQGAMIPISGAWSERLAGPNFFAMGGGQLVTIRPRTGTFFEIVDASLFANGIELVLSESLSEGMGLSVEDYTAETWEGKAMPITTVSVNRWRNRVFLEIPSLASGQLLGVRLNQGLTSTSNRLLGARDLWYSVGRVPAKAAVVTPTPEPKDPAGFSPLALTAKGGQLWSNDSLANFELRFRWRSTPGGATALYLRVPGEAVPAKTSLRVLLGAPTGGGSLDFFEAAKHRPLREPGHWNDSRLIVQAGVVEHWLNGLRVWRFNLDNVNTRARVAESEPGKNPGFAKARAGMLVFEGGNALAASLDNIRVKRTR